A window of the Procambarus clarkii isolate CNS0578487 chromosome 19, FALCON_Pclarkii_2.0, whole genome shotgun sequence genome harbors these coding sequences:
- the LOC123757453 gene encoding membrane progestin receptor gamma → MFPNVGYVTGRLREARNVTCRLREVGRIRVKTVEEVSEPLREPGIITGYRHENCSVIQAVASLFNATNETVNFWTHFLASVYFTWLLVSLSTIMPLFEDPYLLPLTCYMIAACCYPLMSCLAHAFSCLSLTATHICFFIDYLAISMYSWAVAYLYYSYCFPPQLMNTWFSHIYLPVAAVNAILATLCASLSRFIHQPAFQKILRVAAFVEPFVWDSFPLVLWLYSCDTSSDSCGESRIYHLNQFFCVITASFFYGSHFPERLAPGCFDYVGHSHNILHVFSIMGTNEQMRAVLIDLKKRRSYLEFVNWLPTPKWAMQATPSLLMCNILLVLVLTYFLSKHMRSTRHSCTQNTSCQPMVAATAPPPNDHAKEQ, encoded by the coding sequence ATGTTTCCAAACGTTGGTTATGTAACAGGTCGGCTCAGGGAAGCTAGGAATGTAACATGTCGACTGCGAGAAGTTGGGCGGATCCGTGTGAAAACAGTCGAGGAAGTATCCGAGCCACTTCGAGAACCAGGCATTATCACTGGGTACAGACATGAGAACTGCTCAGTTATCCAGGCTGTTGCTTCACTTTTCAATGCCACAAATGAGACTGTCAACTTTTGGACGCACTTTCTTGCCAGTGTTTACTTCACTTGGCTCCTTGTATCTCTTTCAACTATAATGCCACTGTTTGAGGACCCTTATCTCTTACCCCTCACTTGTTACATGATTGCTGCCTGTTGCTACCCACTCATGAGCTGCCTAGCACATGCCTTCTCTTGTTTGTCGCTCACAGCCACTCATATATGTTTCTTCATTGATTACCTTGCTATTTCCATGTATAGTTGGGCTGTAGCATATCTATATTACAGTTACTGTTTCCCTCCACAACTTATGAACACTTGGTTTTCACATATCTACCTTCCTGTAGCTGCCGTGAATGCTATCCTGGCCACTCTGTGTGCGAGTTTGTCCCGGTTTATTCACCAGCCAGCATTCCAAAAAATATTGCGTGTTGCAGCCTTCGTAGAGCCCTTTGTGTGGGATTCCTTCCCTCTTGTTCTTTGGCTTTACTCTTGTGATACTAGTTCCGATTCTTGTGGTGAATCTCGTATATATCACCTAAATCAATTTTTCTGTGTTATCACTGCATCTTTTTTCTATGGATCTCACTTTCCCGAGCGACTTGCACCTGGATGCTTTGACTATGTGGGACATTCACATAACATATTGCATGTTTTTAGTATAATGGGCACAAATGAGCAAATGCGTGCTGTTCTAATTGATTTAAAAAAACGAAGGTCTTATTTAGAATTTGTCAATTGGCTTCCCACACCCAAATGGGCTATGCAGGCAACACCTTCTTTGTTAATGTGCAATATTTTGCTGGTTTTGGTTCTTACTTATTTCCTCTCCAAACACATGCGATCCACACGTCACAGTTGTACACAGAATACTTCCTGTCAACCAATGGTTGCTGCAACAGCACCACCTCCTAATGACCATGCCAAAGAACAGTGA